Genomic DNA from Niabella ginsenosidivorans:
GGCAGCAGGTGCGCCGGGCGGATCTGCCTGCTTTCTTTACCACGCACTTTCACCACCTGGAACATTACACCTTAAAAGACAGCGCTGCTACCGATGTGAGGACAGGGCTTTTCTACAAAAAGGATGAAAAAGCATTGCAGGACGATGTGGCGGCAGCAATCCAGATACCGGCAGGTTTTAATCCGGCGTTACGCTCTCCGGAAGAACTGATAAGCATCCCGGCTTCAAAAGCAATAGAAGTACGTATTACAGGTAATAATCCGGCCACTAAGGACCTGGCATACAAAACGCTTAATGATTACATTGCGGACCGGCAATTAAAAACCCAGGCACCGGTAATTGAGGAATACACTGCAAAAGACAGCACAACACGCATTATTTACCTGGTTGAATAGCTATGGGATGCCTGGGCAAAAAGGAACCCGTTAACAGCTCACTGACCCGTCAGACAGGCCGGTTGATAATTAAATACGGATTTTTAGCAGGTAGTTATTGTTGACCCCGGAAGCAGTAAATGCATATCCCTTTACAGAAAAGTTGCTTAAAGTAATCCCGGCATCAGTGATCACCGAAGAATAAGCGATCTCGATTTCAATACTTTTCTTTATACGCAGAATAACTTTATTCCGTTCTGTTACCGGAAACACAACAACATCAGAAAGGTCTTCATTGGGAGAGGTGATAGATACATTGTAGTTAATAAGCCGGTCGGATGCATTCCGGAGCTCAATATCAGAAGCGGCTAAATGATTGGCAGTAATATAATTTTCTCCGGTATTTTTACTGATCAGCTGTATATAAAAATTAGGGCCGACACAGTTCCCGTTTGTACAGGAGGCTGCCATATTCAGCCTACTGCTACCCGTATCCTGCGCCGATTTACTGCATTGGGCGCATAATAAAATAAAAAGCAGGCCGCTAAAAAATAATTTCATACACTGCTGTTTTTTATTATTAACGTGCAAAATATAAAAAACGAAACAACCGGGCGATATTTTTTAACAAGCCCGCAACCACCGTTGAATTGTAATATCTTTGAAAAAGAATGAACAACCCCAATCTAAATAAAGAAAAGCAGGGATTAAGCACCCAGGACAGTGATTTTGAAAATACTATCCGTCCGGGGCAGATCAGGGATTTTGCGGGGCAGCCCCAGCTGATCGAAAACCTGGTCATTTTTATTCGCGCAGCAAAAATGCGGGGAGAAGCGCTGGATCATATTTTGTTTCACGGCCCTCCCGGCCTTGGAAAAACAACCCTTTCCCGCATCGTAGCAAATGAACTGGGTGTAAATATAAAGGAAACCAGCGGTCCGGTCATTGAAAAACCGGGAGATCTTGCAGGACTGCTCACTTCGCTGGAGCCTAATGATGTGCTGTTCATTGATGAAATTCACAGGCTGAGCACGGTGGTAGAGGAATACCTGTATGCTGCAATGGAAGATTACCGGCTGGATATATTACTGGATAGCGGGCCCAACGCGCGCAGCATACAGCTTTCATTAAACCCCTTTACGCTGGTAGGCGCCACAACAAGAAGCGGTTTACTGACCGCCCCTTTATTATCAAGATTTGCTATAAAGGCCCGGCTGGAATATTACAGCTCACAAACATTACAAAAGATCATATTGCGCGCAGCACAGATACTGGACGTGAAAATTTCAAAAGATGCTGCTGCTGAAATAGCGGCCAGAAGCCGGGCTACCCCACGCATTGCCAACGGGCTGCTGAGAAGAGTGCGCGATTTTGCACAGGTGCTGAATGATGGCATTATTGATATTGGCATTACGCAACATGCGCTGAAAGCCTTAAATGTAGACGAATATGGACTGGACGATATGGATAACCGCATTTTGCTGGCCATCATTGAAAAGTTCAAAGGAGGCCCTGTGGGCATTACCACTATTGCCACTGCCGTTGGTGAGGAAGCCGGCACCATCGAGGAAGTATATGAGCCTTTTTTGATACAGGAAGGGTTTATGCAACGCACTCCCCGCGGAAGGGAGGTAACACATAAAGCCTATGAGCATCTGGGCAAGAAGCCGGGTAATACCGGTGTAAACCTGCAACTGGATCTTTGATAAAACTATTAAGGAGTTAAGAACAGGTAAGTTGTAATGCTCCTTAATTAAGGATAAAAGTATAACCTATCTATAAAAATCACCGCCATGACTAAAAAACAGATTACACAACTATCTTACAATATAACCGGCTATGCAATAAAAGTGCATAAAGCATTAGGGCCCGGGTTGCTGGAAAGCGTATATGAGAAATGCCTGAAATATGAACTGCTACAAAATGGATATTATGTACAGCAACAGGTAATTGTACCGGTAACTTATGCAAATATTCTTATAGATACTGAACTGCGTCTGGATCTGTTGGTGAATGATTGTGTGATTGTGGAGTTAAAGCAATAGAGCATATTTTACCTGTACATGAGGCTCAGCTCCTTACTTATATGAAACTATTGCAAAAACCACAGGGATTGCTCATTAATTTTTTCACAGATAATGTTAGCAGGTCATTGAAACCATTTGTAAGTGAGTTTTTTGCCTTGTTACCGGAAGAGTAAGACATAAACCATTAAGGCGTTAAGAATAGTTAAGCCTTAATGCCTCTTAATTTCTTAATGGTTATTTACACGGATGCTACCCAGCCAGCTTTAATAGCTTTTTTTAAGTGCTGAAGCGGGAGATCAAAACTGCCCGCAATAAAAAAGCGTTTAAGCCGGACAACTTAAACGCTTTTTATAATAAGATGCATGGTAATTATTCCTGCACTACCAGGCGGAATCCATTACCGTGAATATTCACTATTTCAATCTTTTCATCATCTTTCAGGTACTTCCGCAGCTTGGCAATATATACATCCATACTTCTTCCGTTAAAATAGGTATCGCTGCCCCATATCTTTTTCAGGGCCTGTTCCCTGGGTAGTAGGTCATTTAAATGCTCTGCCAGCATTTTCAGCAATTCGTTTTCCTTGGGGGAAAGTGTTTGCGTATTGCCGTTATGGATCAACTGGCGCAGCTTCGGGTTAAAGTGATAGCTGGCCAGGTTGTATTCTTTATTCTCGGTTTCTTTATTCAGCTCTTCGTTTCTCTTAAGGATTGCCTTGATCTTTAAAAGCAGCACTTCGCTGTCAAAAGGTTTTGTAATATAATCATCAGCGCCCAGCTTGTATCCCTGGATAATATCTTCCTTCATGGTTTTTGCGCTCAGGAAGAATAAAGGCACATCCGGGTCTACATTACGCACTTCCTCCGCCAGCGTAAATCCATCCATGTGGGGCATCATCACATCCAGAAGGCACAGGTCAAACTTTTCACGCTGAAAAGCAGCCAGGCCCAGGCGGCCGTCCCTTTCAAGCGTAACGTCATAGTCGTTCAGCTCCAGGTAGTTCTTTAAAACATTTCCAAGGTTGGGATCATCCTCGCACAATAATA
This window encodes:
- the ruvB gene encoding Holliday junction branch migration DNA helicase RuvB → MNNPNLNKEKQGLSTQDSDFENTIRPGQIRDFAGQPQLIENLVIFIRAAKMRGEALDHILFHGPPGLGKTTLSRIVANELGVNIKETSGPVIEKPGDLAGLLTSLEPNDVLFIDEIHRLSTVVEEYLYAAMEDYRLDILLDSGPNARSIQLSLNPFTLVGATTRSGLLTAPLLSRFAIKARLEYYSSQTLQKIILRAAQILDVKISKDAAAEIAARSRATPRIANGLLRRVRDFAQVLNDGIIDIGITQHALKALNVDEYGLDDMDNRILLAIIEKFKGGPVGITTIATAVGEEAGTIEEVYEPFLIQEGFMQRTPRGREVTHKAYEHLGKKPGNTGVNLQLDL
- a CDS encoding response regulator transcription factor — encoded protein: MEAKKPRILLCEDDPNLGNVLKNYLELNDYDVTLERDGRLGLAAFQREKFDLCLLDVMMPHMDGFTLAEEVRNVDPDVPLFFLSAKTMKEDIIQGYKLGADDYITKPFDSEVLLLKIKAILKRNEELNKETENKEYNLASYHFNPKLRQLIHNGNTQTLSPKENELLKMLAEHLNDLLPREQALKKIWGSDTYFNGRSMDVYIAKLRKYLKDDEKIEIVNIHGNGFRLVVQE